One genomic window of Gavia stellata isolate bGavSte3 chromosome 7, bGavSte3.hap2, whole genome shotgun sequence includes the following:
- the LOC104256846 gene encoding alpha-1-antitrypsin, which yields MKSALYLCLLVLVLQVQSQHRSNLNDEQQAQKIAHSPEDHSQAEGENLAHVKIAPSNIDFAFRFYKQVREEAGNKNIFFSPLSISTAFAMLSLGARSNTLSQLHKGLTFNLTEMEEQEIHEGFQRVLQLLNDPHREVQLNMGNALFIDDGLKLLQKFLDDVTNFYYSEAISSNFQNSSEARKEINKYIETKTRGKIVDLLKTLDENTVMVLVNYIFFKGYWEKPFNNLATRDDDFLLDGKNSVKVKMMHQNKAFNIYRDEKLSCWVVEIPYKGNATSLFVLPDEGTMKQVEDALLKETVSNWMQSLEKRKIYLDLPKFSISGSYDVKSLFEKMGVTELFSGKADLSGVAEKSLLKVSKAIHKATVDVSENGTEAAAVTVIEVSLLSALFPLPPHIRFNRPFLMMVFDKTTHSILFMGKIVNPAAKED from the exons atgaagtctGCATTGTATTTGTGTTTGTTGGTTCTTGTACTTCAAGTCCAGAGTCAACATAGGTCCAACCTCAATGATGAACAGCAGGCACAAAAAATAGCCCATTCCCCAGAAGACCATTCCCAGGCTGAAGGTGAAAACTTGGCTCATGTCAAGATAGCCCCCAGCAACATTGACTTTGCATTTAGGTTCTACAAGCAGGTCAGAGAGGAGGCAGGCaacaagaatattttcttctctcctttgagCATCTCCACTGCTTTTGCAATGCTCTCCCTGGGGGCCAGATCAAACACGCTCAGTCAGCTGCACAAAGGCCTCACATTCAACCTGACAGAGATGGAGGAGCAGGAGATCCATGAAGGATTTCAGCGTGTCCTCCAGCTGCTGAATGACCCTCACCGTGAAGTGCAGTTGAACATGGGCAATGCCCTGTTCATAGATGATGGACTGAAACTGCTCCAAAAATTTTTGGATGATGTCacaaatttttattattctgaagCTATTTCTAGTAACTTCCAGAATTCTTCAGAGGCTAGAAAGGAAATCAATAAGTACATAGAAACAAAAACCCGTGGGAAAATTGTTGATTTACTCAAGACTCTTGATGAGAACACCGTGATGGTTCTggttaattacattttctttaaag gctACTGGGAAAAACCTTTCAACAATTTGGCCACCAGAGACGATGACTTCTTGTTGGATGGCAAGAATTCTGTTAAGGTCAAAATGATGCAtcaaaacaaagcttttaatATCTATAGGGATGAGAAGTTGTCTTGCTGGGTTGTAGAAATCCCATACAAAGGAAATGCTACTTCATTGTTTGTTCTGCCTGATGAAGGGACAATGAAGCAGGTGGAGGATGCTCTGCTAAAAGAAACAGTGTCTAACTGGATGCAATCACTTGAAAAAAG aaaaatctaccTGGACCTCCCAAAATTCTCCATCTCCGGCTCCTATGATGTTAAGAGCCTGTTTGAGAAAATGGGTGTGACAGAGCTGTTCAGTGGCAAGGCTGATCTCTCTGGAGTGgcagaaaaatctcttctgaaGGTTTCCAAA GCAATTCACAAGGCCACGGTGGATGTTAGTGAGAACGGCacagaggctgctgcagtgactGTGATAGAAGTGTCACTATTGTCTGCactgtttcctcttcctcctcacatCAGATTCAACAGGCCCTTCCTTATGATGGTTTTTGACAAAACCACCCACAGCATCCTCTTCATGGGGAAAATTGTGAACCCAGCTGCCAAGGAAGACTAG